The following are encoded in a window of Paenibacillus polymyxa genomic DNA:
- the nikB gene encoding nickel ABC transporter permease — protein MIRFILERVAQLLIIVFVVSTLTFVLMRLAPGDPATILLTAHNVPASEEALTTLRQELGLNEPFHIQYVNWLRDVFTGHWGTSYVSKESVLAELWNRLPATVELAAAGFAVMTVLTLGLGLAASLKISGPLDRLGRLFALLGSSIPSFWLGFLLIYLFSVRLGWLPSMGREDWTHLVLPALTLGAGLGAVQARVLRAQMLELGDRNFVKAAKARGFSRMHILFFEIFKHAVLPIITLLGTNLSFMLAGNVIVETIFSWPGLGKYFIDAITQRDYPVIQGYVIFAVFLIVGVQCLVDVVQTAIDPRLRLR, from the coding sequence ATGATTCGTTTTATACTGGAACGTGTGGCGCAGCTGCTCATCATTGTATTCGTTGTATCCACGCTGACTTTTGTACTGATGCGGCTGGCTCCTGGAGACCCTGCTACCATTTTGCTCACCGCGCATAATGTCCCTGCCTCTGAGGAGGCGTTGACGACGCTACGGCAGGAACTAGGCTTAAACGAACCGTTTCATATTCAATATGTGAACTGGCTGCGGGATGTGTTCACAGGGCATTGGGGCACCTCGTATGTATCCAAGGAATCTGTGCTAGCCGAACTGTGGAACAGACTGCCTGCTACTGTGGAGCTAGCTGCTGCGGGCTTTGCCGTCATGACGGTGCTTACGCTGGGGTTGGGGCTGGCTGCCTCGCTAAAAATTAGCGGCCCATTGGATCGTCTGGGCAGGCTGTTCGCCCTGCTGGGATCGTCGATCCCCTCTTTTTGGCTTGGGTTTCTGTTGATCTATCTATTCTCCGTTCGCTTGGGCTGGCTCCCATCCATGGGAAGGGAGGATTGGACACATTTAGTGCTCCCAGCGCTGACTCTTGGTGCAGGCTTGGGAGCTGTGCAAGCACGTGTACTGCGCGCTCAAATGCTGGAGCTGGGTGACCGGAATTTTGTGAAAGCAGCGAAGGCTCGAGGCTTTTCCCGTATGCATATCCTGTTTTTTGAGATATTTAAGCATGCGGTTCTGCCTATAATTACACTGCTAGGTACCAATCTATCATTTATGCTGGCAGGTAATGTCATCGTAGAGACCATTTTTTCATGGCCGGGGTTGGGCAAGTATTTTATAGATGCGATTACACAGCGAGATTATCCGGTGATTCAGGGGTATGTTATTTTTGCTGTATTTTTAATTGTAGGAGTTCAGTGTTTGGTGGATGTGGTCCAGACGGCGATAGATCCGAGGCTGCGTTTGCGTTAA
- a CDS encoding amino acid ABC transporter permease, whose translation MEKLFDLDYMLKSLPQIVEYLPVTLWIAFVSMLLGGIIGLATALIRIYKVPVLAPLSTLYVSYIRGTPLIVQLFLVYYGIPKFLYYFQSEYGFLQQFNVYVIPPELFALLSFSLNLGGYLSETFRAAIHSVDRGQFEAANSIGMSQTQIMLKIVLPQALTVALPNLGNTLISTVKDTSFIFMIGVVDMMGQAKIMGARALAFFEVYVAVSLIYWLVCIIIERGLVVLEKRIRIYERSE comes from the coding sequence ATGGAAAAGCTGTTTGATCTTGATTATATGCTGAAAAGCCTTCCCCAGATCGTCGAGTATCTCCCCGTGACCTTATGGATTGCGTTTGTGTCCATGCTGCTGGGTGGGATCATCGGGTTAGCTACGGCCTTAATCCGGATATACAAGGTGCCTGTCTTGGCGCCATTGTCTACGTTGTATGTCTCGTACATTCGGGGAACACCGCTCATTGTGCAGTTGTTTCTCGTATATTACGGAATACCCAAGTTTCTGTATTATTTCCAGAGCGAGTATGGATTCTTACAGCAATTCAATGTCTATGTCATTCCGCCCGAGCTGTTTGCGTTGCTCTCATTTTCATTGAACCTCGGGGGATATTTGTCGGAGACGTTCCGGGCGGCGATTCATTCAGTCGACCGGGGACAATTTGAGGCTGCCAATTCCATCGGTATGAGCCAAACACAAATTATGCTCAAAATTGTATTGCCGCAGGCGTTGACGGTCGCTTTGCCCAATTTGGGAAACACGCTGATCAGTACGGTGAAGGATACGTCTTTTATTTTTATGATTGGTGTCGTCGATATGATGGGACAGGCTAAAATTATGGGCGCGCGAGCGTTGGCTTTTTTTGAGGTATATGTTGCGGTGTCTCTGATTTACTGGTTGGTGTGCATTATTATTGAGCGCGGGCTTGTCGTGCTGGAGAAGCGTATTCGAATTTACGAAAGAAGTGAGTAA
- a CDS encoding ABC transporter ATP-binding protein translates to MDDRAKVLEVSGLQVKLKTDAGAVSLLEPTHFELKRGQVLGLVGESGSGKTVTCKALLQLLDRQTMDVEGSVRLNGRELNGMAAEEMRRIRGKEIAFIMQNPMSAFTPVYTIGAQFMETVRTHTGLTKRQARDLAITALENMNLPDPAKLMKRYSFQLSGGMLQRVMIAISMCLRPAVVIADEPTTALDVVNQLQVLRELDRLRTEYNTSILLISHDLGVISQLADEVAVMQQGRIVEQAEVHQLFDHPQDEYTKMLLQVRPKLSIRGMNQVGG, encoded by the coding sequence ATGGACGACAGGGCGAAGGTGCTGGAGGTCAGCGGCTTACAGGTGAAGCTCAAAACCGATGCCGGGGCGGTATCTCTGCTGGAGCCAACTCATTTTGAGCTGAAAAGGGGACAAGTTCTGGGTCTTGTCGGTGAGAGTGGAAGCGGCAAAACGGTGACTTGTAAAGCGTTGCTCCAACTGCTGGATCGCCAGACGATGGACGTGGAAGGTAGTGTCCGTCTGAACGGGCGTGAACTGAACGGAATGGCGGCCGAGGAAATGCGGCGTATTCGGGGCAAGGAAATCGCATTTATTATGCAAAATCCGATGAGCGCCTTTACGCCAGTGTATACGATCGGAGCTCAGTTTATGGAAACGGTCCGCACGCACACCGGATTAACCAAACGACAGGCCCGTGATCTTGCCATAACGGCTCTGGAAAATATGAATTTGCCCGATCCAGCCAAGCTGATGAAGCGTTATTCGTTTCAGTTGAGCGGCGGGATGCTGCAACGGGTCATGATCGCCATTTCCATGTGCCTGCGCCCAGCAGTGGTTATTGCGGATGAACCAACGACGGCGCTTGATGTGGTCAATCAGCTACAGGTGCTAAGAGAGCTGGATCGCTTGCGTACGGAATACAATACGTCCATTTTGCTGATCTCGCATGATCTGGGCGTCATTTCCCAATTGGCGGATGAAGTGGCTGTCATGCAGCAGGGTCGTATTGTTGAGCAGGCTGAGGTCCATCAGTTGTTCGATCACCCGCAGGATGAATATACCAAAATGCTGCTACAAGTCAGACCCAAGTTGTCCATTCGGGGCATGAATCAGGTAGGTGGTTAG
- a CDS encoding ABC transporter ATP-binding protein — translation MMLELKNVTKAYPVRKRRKGWFSTQDSEQAVKKVSLELRQGECLGLVGESGSGKSTLAQCILGLESLTSGEIWLDDQPIHTGRMKDIHLYKRIQLVAQDSSSSLHPRMTIRDILEEPIHNYFPGRKAQALDICLSLLESVGLETDSLEKYPAQLSGGQKQRVCIARALAVKPDIILFDESIANLDTTTQFSVLGMLKRMQQERELSYLFITHDLQSTRQFCDRVAVMVQGEIVEIFKEWDKDLLQHEYTRTLFQTLAN, via the coding sequence GTGATGCTGGAATTGAAGAATGTGACCAAAGCATACCCTGTCCGCAAACGGAGAAAAGGCTGGTTCAGCACGCAAGATAGCGAGCAGGCCGTGAAGAAGGTGAGTCTGGAGCTACGACAGGGGGAATGTCTCGGACTGGTTGGAGAAAGTGGAAGTGGCAAAAGCACGCTGGCACAATGTATTCTAGGGCTGGAGTCGTTGACTTCAGGAGAGATTTGGCTGGATGACCAGCCCATTCACACCGGAAGGATGAAGGATATCCATCTGTACAAACGAATCCAACTGGTCGCACAGGATTCGTCGTCCTCGCTCCATCCTCGCATGACCATACGAGATATTTTGGAGGAGCCAATCCACAACTATTTTCCCGGACGAAAAGCGCAGGCGCTGGATATTTGTCTGTCCCTATTGGAATCGGTAGGATTGGAGACTGACAGTCTGGAAAAATACCCAGCACAGCTGAGTGGCGGGCAAAAACAGCGGGTATGTATTGCCCGAGCGTTGGCGGTGAAGCCGGATATTATCTTGTTCGATGAATCGATCGCCAATCTGGATACGACAACGCAGTTTTCCGTGCTGGGCATGCTTAAGAGAATGCAGCAGGAACGTGAGTTGTCCTACCTATTCATCACTCACGATCTCCAATCTACTCGTCAGTTTTGTGACCGCGTTGCCGTTATGGTTCAGGGGGAGATCGTGGAAATATTTAAGGAATGGGATAAAGACTTGTTACAGCATGAGTACACACGTACTCTGTTTCAAACGTTGGCGAATTAA
- a CDS encoding ABC transporter permease yields MKKIRLSFQGSLLAGGVLFGLIVLLGLLAPWVAPHDPLQVDLLNRLAPPSRKYPFGTDHLGRDVLSRLIYGIRMSVLIACTITVATLCFSLPIGLLIGYVRGRVDQLVMRGIDGVLAFPDIILTVAIVGILGPGFVNMTLAIIAVRWAGYVRYVRSLVQKACQEDYVRYARLSGNSHVRILSRYVLPQALPQLLVYAVWDIGRVVLMIAGLSFLGLGVQPPKPEWGVMLHDATSYFQVAPHVMIFPGLAIMLFVLACQLLGDRFSEKGAAK; encoded by the coding sequence ATGAAAAAGATACGGCTTTCCTTTCAAGGGAGCTTGCTGGCAGGAGGCGTACTGTTTGGTCTGATCGTGCTGCTTGGGTTATTAGCTCCATGGGTCGCTCCTCATGATCCTCTTCAAGTGGATCTTTTGAACCGTCTGGCACCACCCAGTCGGAAATATCCTTTCGGTACGGATCATCTGGGTCGGGATGTGCTGTCAAGGCTAATTTACGGGATTCGGATGAGCGTGCTAATCGCATGTACAATTACTGTAGCTACGTTGTGCTTCAGTCTGCCTATAGGGTTGCTCATTGGTTATGTGCGCGGACGCGTGGATCAGCTGGTTATGCGTGGAATCGACGGCGTACTGGCTTTTCCTGATATTATTTTAACGGTGGCAATTGTGGGCATTTTGGGTCCAGGTTTTGTTAACATGACCCTTGCGATTATTGCGGTACGGTGGGCGGGCTATGTTCGGTATGTCCGTAGTCTGGTTCAAAAAGCCTGTCAGGAGGACTACGTTAGGTATGCCCGTTTATCCGGCAATTCACACGTACGTATACTGAGCCGTTATGTATTGCCACAAGCGTTGCCGCAGTTGTTGGTTTATGCGGTATGGGATATCGGACGCGTGGTGCTGATGATCGCTGGGCTGTCCTTTCTTGGACTGGGTGTACAGCCGCCCAAGCCAGAGTGGGGCGTGATGCTGCATGATGCAACCTCGTATTTTCAGGTGGCTCCGCATGTCATGATTTTCCCGGGCTTGGCGATTATGTTGTTCGTACTTGCCTGCCAGCTTTTGGGCGACCGCTTTTCGGAAAAGGGAGCGGCCAAATAG
- the nikE gene encoding nickel import ATP-binding protein NikE — MRMLQVKKVTHSYGRRKWLGRSEPRPPVLANVSLTIESGFCLGLLGTSGAGKSTLGKVILGLEKPQEGQVLFQGQDIYNASPQVRRGMRRDMQVVFQDCYSAVNPRMTAGQIIGEPLDNYERLSVQEQKRTVESLLERVGLKPEDRIKYPHQFSGGQLQRINIARAIALKPKLIVLDESVSSLDMVHQMHILSLLGELKSSFGLSYLFITHDIRAAYAVCDGIAVMEQGRLIERCDEKDQIFESAHPAVRRLISSILPEHPAERFPLHG; from the coding sequence ATGCGTATGCTACAAGTGAAGAAAGTAACTCATAGCTATGGAAGGCGCAAATGGCTGGGCCGTTCTGAACCACGCCCCCCTGTGTTGGCTAACGTTTCACTTACTATAGAGAGTGGGTTTTGCCTAGGCTTACTTGGAACCAGTGGAGCCGGTAAAAGCACGCTGGGCAAGGTTATTCTGGGGCTGGAGAAGCCGCAGGAGGGTCAGGTGCTGTTCCAGGGACAGGACATTTATAATGCGAGCCCTCAAGTCCGCAGGGGAATGCGACGGGATATGCAGGTCGTATTTCAGGACTGCTACTCTGCTGTAAACCCCCGAATGACCGCCGGGCAGATTATTGGGGAGCCATTGGACAATTACGAACGGTTATCGGTGCAGGAACAAAAAAGAACGGTCGAAAGCCTACTGGAACGGGTCGGTCTCAAGCCGGAGGATCGGATTAAATATCCGCATCAGTTCAGTGGCGGACAATTGCAGCGGATCAACATTGCACGGGCGATTGCGCTCAAACCAAAGCTGATCGTGCTGGATGAGTCCGTCAGCAGCCTCGATATGGTTCACCAGATGCATATTTTATCCCTGCTGGGAGAACTGAAATCTTCGTTTGGATTGTCATATCTGTTCATCACGCATGATATTCGGGCAGCTTATGCTGTCTGCGATGGCATTGCTGTGATGGAGCAGGGGAGACTGATCGAGCGCTGTGATGAGAAGGATCAGATTTTTGAATCTGCTCATCCGGCTGTACGACGGTTGATCTCGTCCATTTTGCCGGAACATCCAGCAGAGCGTTTTCCGCTTCATGGATGA
- a CDS encoding ABC transporter ATP-binding protein, whose amino-acid sequence MEDQTALGCKDTIEQVAGRKPLLHVEHLEICRTGVGASGSGSKPLLRDVSFSIYSGEIVALTGPSGCGKSLTAHAIAGMLEPGINVTQGRIYYNGEDILPFQERRWQRLRREDIALLIQQSLSGLNPIRTVRAQLMDTLRLHGRRRMPHDQMEPEHADAVPSHTAPQQVHPLGVLPRMRQMLSRATEIARGGATPVRETYLRSLLRKVGFADPEHILSSYPFELSGGMCQRVLLAAMLSSGPSLFIADEPTTALDVINRDKVLALLQQLREDFDLTILLISHDRQGMSRIADRVLEMSPEGRMHQ is encoded by the coding sequence GTGGAGGATCAAACAGCCCTTGGGTGCAAGGATACGATAGAGCAAGTGGCAGGGCGAAAACCGTTGTTACACGTGGAACATTTGGAAATCTGCCGTACAGGCGTAGGAGCAAGCGGAAGCGGGAGCAAACCACTGCTGCGTGATGTGAGCTTTTCCATATATTCAGGGGAGATTGTGGCCCTGACCGGACCGAGCGGATGCGGCAAGAGCCTGACCGCACACGCAATCGCAGGCATGCTGGAGCCAGGTATTAATGTTACGCAAGGGCGTATCTACTATAACGGGGAAGACATTCTCCCGTTCCAGGAACGGCGCTGGCAAAGGCTGCGCCGAGAGGATATTGCCCTGCTCATTCAACAATCGCTGAGCGGGTTGAACCCGATCCGGACTGTCCGCGCCCAGCTGATGGACACGCTTAGACTGCACGGGCGGCGTCGGATGCCGCATGACCAAATGGAGCCGGAGCACGCTGATGCTGTCCCATCCCACACTGCACCGCAGCAAGTCCACCCGCTGGGCGTGCTGCCACGGATGCGGCAGATGCTGAGCCGTGCCACGGAGATAGCCAGAGGAGGCGCTACTCCAGTGCGGGAGACCTATTTGCGCTCTCTGCTCCGAAAGGTTGGGTTTGCAGATCCTGAGCATATTTTGTCGTCATATCCTTTTGAACTAAGCGGAGGCATGTGTCAAAGGGTGCTGCTGGCTGCAATGTTAAGCTCCGGTCCGAGCCTCTTTATTGCCGATGAGCCTACTACGGCGTTGGATGTTATCAACCGCGACAAGGTTCTGGCATTGTTGCAACAATTGAGAGAAGACTTTGATCTCACCATATTGTTGATTTCACATGATCGCCAGGGTATGAGCCGCATAGCAGATCGAGTGTTGGAGATGAGCCCGGAAGGGAGGATGCACCAGTGA
- the nikA gene encoding nickel ABC transporter substrate-binding protein, whose product MSVRHRKTATLMLVVLLLLSVVLGCAKQENTPASTSTNGAANEKSITLSWPRDIGTMNPHVYNPSQLFAQSMVYEPLVSYKQGGKLEPALAESWTISKDGKIYTFKLRKGVKFSDGTLFNAAIVKKNFDAIMKNEKTHSWLGIVGVLDKTEAVDDSTFRMTLKEPYYPVLQDLSVVRPFRFLGEAGFPDDGDTSKGIKKPVGTGPWMLDEYKQDEYATFKRNPNYWGTAPKVDKITVKIIPDGETRVMAFEKGDLDLIYGEGVISLDAFKQLRDTNQYVTTLSEPVGTRSLLLNSSNPKLADLRVRLALQHGFNKQAMVEGVTSGLEETADTVLSKNYPYTNVNLQPVGYDVEKSKSLLDEAGWKLPAGGTVREKDGQQLDFELIFDKTDPIQKAMAETIQAEWGELGVKVNLTGLELTVQIKRLRSNQFDLYFWYNYGAPYDPHSFINVIAKKSFGISEVLSALPMKKDLDQQVYQALSSTDETKRQELYASILKTLQEQSAIVPISYIKKTAVYQKKITNFVFPANRDENPFEGIEIGK is encoded by the coding sequence ATGTCCGTTCGACACCGCAAGACTGCCACCCTTATGTTGGTGGTGCTCCTCTTATTATCCGTTGTTTTGGGCTGCGCGAAGCAGGAGAACACACCTGCATCCACCTCTACTAACGGAGCTGCCAATGAAAAGTCGATCACGCTATCGTGGCCGCGTGACATTGGTACGATGAATCCTCACGTATACAATCCTTCCCAACTTTTTGCACAATCCATGGTTTATGAGCCGTTAGTCAGCTACAAGCAAGGAGGCAAGCTGGAGCCTGCTTTGGCTGAATCCTGGACTATTTCCAAGGACGGCAAGATATATACGTTTAAGCTGCGCAAAGGTGTGAAATTTTCGGATGGAACGCTATTTAATGCAGCCATTGTCAAAAAGAACTTTGACGCTATTATGAAAAATGAGAAAACGCACAGCTGGCTTGGTATAGTAGGCGTTCTCGACAAAACTGAAGCTGTAGATGACAGCACCTTCCGAATGACACTCAAAGAACCATACTACCCAGTGCTTCAGGATTTGTCTGTCGTTCGCCCGTTCCGTTTTCTGGGTGAAGCGGGGTTCCCGGATGATGGAGATACGTCCAAAGGAATCAAGAAACCTGTAGGTACAGGACCTTGGATGCTGGATGAATACAAGCAAGATGAATATGCAACCTTTAAGCGTAATCCAAATTATTGGGGCACTGCACCAAAGGTGGATAAAATTACGGTAAAAATCATTCCCGATGGCGAAACCCGTGTAATGGCCTTTGAAAAAGGCGATCTGGATCTGATTTATGGAGAGGGTGTCATTAGTCTGGATGCTTTCAAACAGCTTCGCGACACGAATCAGTATGTTACCACGCTGTCCGAGCCTGTCGGTACAAGAAGCCTGTTACTCAACTCATCCAATCCCAAGCTGGCAGACCTTCGGGTACGTCTGGCACTCCAGCATGGCTTTAACAAGCAGGCAATGGTGGAAGGTGTAACCTCAGGTCTGGAGGAAACAGCGGATACGGTTTTATCCAAAAACTATCCGTATACGAATGTAAACTTACAGCCTGTTGGCTATGATGTGGAAAAATCCAAATCGTTGCTGGATGAGGCTGGCTGGAAGCTGCCTGCAGGCGGTACAGTACGGGAAAAAGACGGACAACAGCTGGATTTTGAGCTGATTTTTGATAAGACTGATCCGATCCAAAAGGCGATGGCTGAAACCATTCAGGCTGAATGGGGAGAACTGGGTGTCAAAGTAAACCTGACCGGACTGGAGCTGACGGTTCAAATTAAGCGCCTTAGATCCAACCAGTTTGATCTGTACTTCTGGTACAACTATGGTGCGCCTTATGATCCGCATTCCTTTATTAATGTCATTGCTAAGAAGAGCTTCGGAATTTCCGAGGTGCTGAGCGCCCTTCCGATGAAGAAAGACCTGGATCAGCAAGTATACCAAGCGCTCTCATCGACAGATGAAACCAAGCGCCAAGAGCTGTATGCTTCGATTCTGAAGACGCTCCAGGAGCAATCTGCCATTGTGCCTATTTCGTATATTAAGAAAACGGCAGTGTACCAGAAAAAGATTACAAACTTTGTATTCCCGGCTAATCGGGATGAAAATCCGTTTGAGGGAATTGAAATCGGAAAGTAG
- the nikC gene encoding nickel ABC transporter permease subunit NikC, producing the protein MIRLRTMFKSQKVIVVCSVVLVALFIIMALAPWLAPHDPVKVNLLHKLEGPSKEYWLGTDHLGRCNLSRLLYGARISLGFATLIFLSSLSIGVVIGSLAGYVGGWVDSVLMRFCEGIMAFPNLVLVLGIVGIFGPGLMQVLLALMMVQWVYYARMCRNMVVSLKERNFIAAARISGSSSGAIIRRHIIPNVLRPIVVIGTLEMGWAIMDISALSFLGLGIQPPTPEWGAMIHEGTGYIRSHPELMIYPGVMILVVVMAFNILGEALSDRYGIAKRQ; encoded by the coding sequence ATGATAAGGTTGCGTACAATGTTCAAAAGTCAAAAGGTAATCGTGGTCTGCTCTGTCGTACTGGTTGCTCTTTTTATCATTATGGCGCTAGCTCCTTGGCTGGCTCCCCATGATCCGGTTAAAGTCAATTTACTGCACAAGCTGGAGGGACCTTCGAAAGAATACTGGCTGGGGACCGATCATTTGGGTCGATGCAATTTATCCCGGTTGCTGTATGGAGCGCGGATTTCCCTCGGCTTTGCGACATTAATTTTCCTGTCCTCGCTTAGTATCGGCGTTGTGATCGGGTCGCTTGCAGGTTATGTGGGTGGCTGGGTCGATAGTGTGTTGATGCGGTTTTGCGAAGGTATTATGGCGTTTCCGAATTTGGTGCTTGTGCTGGGCATTGTCGGTATTTTTGGGCCGGGCCTCATGCAGGTGCTGCTTGCTTTAATGATGGTGCAGTGGGTGTATTATGCCAGAATGTGCCGCAATATGGTCGTCAGTCTGAAAGAACGAAATTTTATAGCTGCCGCAAGGATTAGCGGGTCCTCCTCAGGGGCCATTATCCGCCGGCATATCATTCCAAATGTACTAAGGCCGATTGTGGTCATTGGTACGCTGGAAATGGGCTGGGCGATCATGGATATTTCCGCGTTGTCGTTCCTTGGTCTAGGCATTCAGCCGCCGACCCCTGAATGGGGAGCCATGATTCATGAGGGAACGGGATACATTCGCAGTCATCCGGAATTAATGATCTATCCGGGAGTTATGATTCTGGTGGTGGTGATGGCCTTCAATATATTGGGGGAGGCGCTGTCCGACCGATACGGAATTGCCAAACGTCAGTAA
- a CDS encoding transporter substrate-binding domain-containing protein: MKKSALVAAIGLSLVLLTGALSGCSSKDAASGDKVIYVGTQNDYPPFAFTNDKNELTGYDVEVVKEIDKKLDGYKIEFVPSGWDAIFLALDSNKVQMIADEVAKNPEREKKYLFSDESYFSAQSVIIVKKGRTDIHSLKDLEGKKVAASVGDSYTQLLEQYNAENGNKIILKYNDTGTSSDNLQDVQNGRVDAYVNDPVMAAATIKKEGLQVEAVGEPVQSDNINLVFKKDKQGEELKAKIDPIIKELKADGTLKKLSEQWTGGEFIPQ, translated from the coding sequence ATGAAGAAATCTGCTTTGGTAGCAGCGATTGGCCTATCTCTTGTGTTATTAACGGGTGCCTTGAGTGGATGTTCCTCGAAGGATGCGGCATCGGGGGATAAGGTAATCTATGTCGGCACACAAAATGACTACCCACCGTTTGCTTTTACGAATGATAAAAACGAGCTGACTGGATACGATGTGGAAGTAGTCAAGGAGATCGACAAGAAGCTGGACGGCTATAAGATTGAATTTGTACCTTCGGGCTGGGATGCGATATTCCTTGCACTAGATTCAAATAAAGTTCAGATGATCGCCGATGAAGTTGCCAAAAATCCCGAACGTGAGAAGAAGTATTTGTTCTCGGATGAGTCCTATTTCTCGGCTCAGTCGGTTATTATTGTGAAAAAGGGTAGAACGGATATTCATTCCCTCAAGGATTTGGAGGGCAAGAAGGTAGCGGCCTCGGTAGGCGACTCCTACACACAGTTGCTGGAACAGTATAATGCGGAGAACGGAAATAAAATTATTTTGAAATACAATGATACAGGTACTTCGTCCGATAACCTTCAAGACGTGCAAAATGGCCGAGTGGACGCTTATGTGAATGATCCGGTTATGGCGGCGGCAACGATCAAGAAGGAAGGCTTGCAGGTGGAAGCTGTGGGTGAGCCGGTGCAAAGCGATAACATCAACCTGGTGTTCAAAAAGGATAAGCAGGGCGAAGAGCTGAAAGCTAAAATCGACCCGATTATTAAAGAGCTGAAAGCGGACGGAACACTGAAAAAATTGTCTGAACAGTGGACAGGTGGAGAATTTATTCCTCAGTAA
- the nikB gene encoding nickel ABC transporter permease subunit NikB: MISYIGKRMVAVIPIVLFATLVTFALIHISPVDPAEAYLTAAHIYPTPEILEQKRHEFGLDQPLLTQYMHTLQRISQLDFGTSYLTNKPVWDEVKVRLPATFELAVSSMLLSIVVSIPLGVLAAMRKNGWIDMLSRGISYFGASIPQFWLGYLLIFFFSVRLDWLPVEGRGTWQHLVLPTLTLSLVLIALYTRLLRSSVLEQLQETYVQYARTRGIRERVIMLKHVLKIAIAPLITSMGMNLGKLLTGTIIVEQVFSWPGFGRYFVEAIFNRDIPVIQCYVFLAACLFIVCNLLVDLVHLYMDPRISSKGRAEQ; encoded by the coding sequence ATGATCAGCTATATCGGGAAGCGAATGGTAGCGGTCATTCCTATTGTTCTCTTTGCCACCCTCGTTACCTTTGCACTCATTCATATTTCACCAGTTGATCCGGCCGAGGCCTATTTGACGGCTGCTCATATTTACCCTACTCCAGAGATTCTGGAGCAGAAAAGACATGAGTTCGGGCTGGATCAGCCTTTGCTGACGCAGTATATGCATACACTTCAAAGAATCAGTCAATTGGACTTTGGTACTTCGTATCTAACCAACAAGCCGGTGTGGGATGAGGTCAAGGTTCGGCTGCCCGCCACTTTTGAATTGGCTGTGAGCAGTATGTTGCTATCTATTGTGGTAAGTATTCCGCTGGGCGTGCTGGCGGCGATGCGTAAAAATGGCTGGATCGACATGCTTAGTCGAGGAATTTCATATTTTGGCGCGTCTATACCCCAGTTCTGGCTGGGATATTTGTTAATCTTCTTTTTCTCTGTCCGATTGGATTGGCTCCCTGTAGAGGGGCGAGGAACGTGGCAGCATCTGGTGTTGCCCACGTTAACCCTGTCGCTGGTTCTGATTGCTTTATATACGCGCCTGCTGCGTTCCAGTGTGTTGGAGCAGCTTCAGGAAACGTATGTGCAGTATGCCAGAACTAGAGGAATCCGTGAGCGGGTGATCATGCTCAAGCATGTACTGAAAATTGCCATTGCTCCACTAATTACAAGTATGGGTATGAATCTGGGCAAGCTTCTGACCGGAACAATTATTGTGGAGCAGGTGTTTTCATGGCCCGGGTTTGGCCGTTATTTTGTGGAAGCGATTTTTAACCGGGATATTCCCGTCATACAATGCTATGTGTTTTTGGCGGCATGCCTGTTCATCGTATGCAATTTGCTCGTTGATCTGGTGCATTTGTATATGGACCCCCGAATTTCATCGAAGGGACGAGCAGAGCAGTGA